Sequence from the Pontibacter pudoricolor genome:
ACGCTACAACCGCGAAACTCTGGAAGTACGCTTTAAAGGCAAAAGCGTAACAGACGTGCTGGACATGACCGTAGAGCAGGCGGTAGATTTCTTCGAGAGCCAGCCACGTATCCTGCGCAAGATCAAAACACTGAACGAAGTTGGTTTAGGTTACATTACGCTTGGCCAACAAGCTACTACCTTATCTGGTGGTGAGGCGCAGCGTGTGAAACTGGCGACGGAACTATCTAAAAAAGATACCGGACAGACGCTTTACATTCTGGATGAGCCTACAACCGGACTTCACTTCCAGGACATCGAGCACCTGAGCGAAGTACTGCATAAACTGACAGATAAAGGCAACACGGTACTTATCATCGAGCACAACCTTGATCTGATAAAGATTGCAGACTGGATTATTGATATTGGCCCGGAGGGAGGCGAAGGTGGCGGAACTATAGTTGCCAGCGGTACACCGGAGCAGGTTGCCAAAGTGAAGAAAGGCTATACTTCCAGATTCCTGAAAGAAGAACTGGCAACCAGCCATTACCGCGAGGACGGGCAGGAATAACAGGTTATCATAAAAAAAAACCTTGCTCGCGCCCTGCAAGCAAGGCCAACTAACGATAAAGCCGCAGCTATAGTTTATAGTTGCGGCTTTATCGTTACTGTATCTTTTTTTCCAGAGCCTCGGCTTGTTCCAGGTGTTGCCTTATAAGCGGCAGCTGCCGCGATGCGTATTGCTTTACCTCCATCGAAACACCGTTCTTGGACATATCTTCGTAACGGTCCAGCAGTTCATCATGCAGGTGCCTGACTTCCCTGATATAAGCCAGATCAAATGCAATGCCTTCTTTTGAGGCTACTTCGTCGTAGATTTCCTTGTGTGCATTTCCTAACGTTTGCGGTAAAACAAAATTACCCCTACTGCCCAATTCCTGCAGCTCTGTCAGCATCTGCTCATGCTCTTCCTGCATCTGCTGAGCCATTTCCTTCACTTCAGGACTTACGCCTCTGGTAATAGCCTCCTTGCTTAGCTGCAGATATAACATATCGGCACTGGCAGCCTCGGCTACAAAAATGGCATCGTTCTGCATGTTCTTCACGCCGGCTTGCTCAAATTGCGCTACGCTCTGTCCGGAGGCTGCTTTTATACTGTCGTTAGAGTTACACCCGCTCAGCAGGCTTATGGCAATAGCTGCCGTTGCTCCGATAGATAAAAATCGTTTCATAGTTGTTGGTTTATAAACAGAAAGCATCTGTCAAGTATAGTTACTTGCAGATGCTTTTTTATGTTTTGGCGCAGGTTAACAAAACCTGCATAGCTGCTATTATTTCTGTTTATCCAGCATGTCTTTTATCTGCTTGGCCCGCTCGTGGTGTTTTTTAAGTACAGGCAATGTTTTGCTGGCGAAGGCTTTCGCATCAGCGTCCTGCAGGTCACGGGCTGCTTCTTCAAACTCATCAATGTCTTCCTGGTGGTCTTCCACCATCAGGTTCATATACGCTTTGTCAAAATCGGCACCGGTTTTGTCGCGCAGTTCTTTTACGTTGTCCATGTGGTCGCTACCCATGCTATCGGGTAACATAATACTTTTGCTGGCGGCCAGCGCTTTCAGTTCGTCATTTGCTTTGGTGTGGTCGGTCACCATCATCTGTCCAAAACTCTTCACATCAGCATGCTGCCCTTTTTGCTGCGCCAGCCTGCCAAGCTCTACTTCCATCATGCCGCCACTGGCAGCTTTGGTCATAAACTCCGACAGGTCATCCTTTGTCTCTTCCATTGGCGTGTCTTCAAACGCCTGTTCGTTCGCTTCCTGTGCTTCTTCTACTGGCTCCTGCTTCTGATTACAGCTAAAGCCAAACAGCAAAGCACATACAATTAATGTTGTTGATGTTAATTTTTTCATAGTTTTATAGTTTGTTAAGTAGTACATTATCAAGTTGCAACATCTTTTATACGCCCTAATAATCATCTGGTTATAACGTAGGCTGCTATAGCCACCTACTACTGCTCAGGCTTGGCTAATGCAATTCGTTTTTGCGTAAAGGATATAGGTTGTTTTGCTGTTTATTTTTTTAGTTTCAGGCTTATACTATAGTTTGGCCTCTAAACCCCAGCTCTATGAAGAAAAAATTACACACGCTGTTTAAGGCATTTTTATTCTTGCTGTGCCTGCTAACCCTACAAGTAGCCTTGGCTCAGCGCGGGCAAGAGCAGGACCCGGATGAGCCAGATATAAAAGAGATAGACAAAGCGCACGACCGTATCATAAAATTGCACCCGGTGCAGTTAGGCGAAATATACCTGTCGCTGGAAAAGCTACGGACAGGGCGTGTAGCCAACGAGTATGGGATCGGGTATATCTATAAGAGCTACCTGAAAGACGGAACAGAGGATTGGGGAAATTTTGAAGCGAAAGATGTGCTGGGGGTGGGCATACACATGAGCCAGCGCCATTACACTTCTAAAAAGAAGAGTGCTCCTTTTGGTTTTTTTCATGGGCCGGTGTTCGGTTACCGCTTTCTGCTCTTCGATAAAGATGTTTTTGAATTGCCTGAGCAGGACCCGACCTCGCCCAATTACCGCTTTGTGGGCCGCCTGTACCAGCACTCTTTAGACCTTAGCTACCAGATCGGCTATCAGCACCTGTTGGGCAGGCATTTTACCCTGGAACTTGCCGGTGCGCTGGGTGGTCGTGTAAAATATGCCAAAGCCAGCAGTGCTGATGAGTTACTGCCCGAGCACATTATCGGCTACGAACTCATCCGCGACGAAAGTTCATACATTGCAGCAACTCCGCTCGGTAAACTTAAATTTTCTGTTGGATACTCCTTTTGATACCTGCATTTATAAAACGAAAGCCTGCCGCATAACGCAACAGGCTTTCGTTTTATAGACCTTTGTAGCTATAGTTACTTTACAATTTTGTTTAAGACCGTGTAAGACTGCAGTCTCCCGTTTTTATAAGCCTCTGACCGCACCATACCAACTCCCGGCACAAAATATTCTACTGTCTGGAGGCGTGTTGCCGGCATGTTCATTCCCATTGCTCTGGTCTGCATCTCCATGTCCTGGTTTATTTTAAAAGCACTATAGGCACCGGCAGGTACATGTATACTTTCCCTATCACCAACAGTACGTTCCGTTATGTTCATAACAATAGAAGTTAACGCCTGCCCGCTTTGTTTATCTAGCACATCTATAGTAAAGGTACCATCGTCCAGCCGCTGCCCTGTTGTTAGCGTCAGCGGGTAATTTAAATGGTCACCATGCATCTTCACATCCATGTTCTGGTAAGCCGCAAATATTTCCGGGTTCATCACAGACCGTATATCAATCAGAATGCTTCCGTTCTGGCAGGTAACTATGTAATCACTTTCGGTGGCAAGATCCCCATCTTCGTCGTAAACCTTACTATGCAGTATGGCTTCTGTTTTGGTAGGGCTGCTGTTAACAGATGTAACTTTGTACTGTACCCTGCCTGTCAGCTTATCTTTTTTATCATAGTTTGCTAGTTCATATTCAGCGTTGTTTTGGAGCATATAATACCCCGAGCAATCCTGGGCCAGTACCCGCACCGGCACTGAAGCTATAGTTGCTACCATCAAAACCATTAAAAAGTAAAGGGCCTTATTTTTCATTTGTCTGCAGAGTTGGTTAAAGATTACAGAGAAAAAAAACATAACACATTGTTGATCAGCATATACGAGTAGGAAAGCCTAGTAGCTATAAGTACGGGCATAAAGCGCCGGCAACTTAATAGTAACTATAAAAAAAGCCGGAGCAATGCTCCGGCTTCCGAAATTGATCAAACTATAGTTTATAGTTACGCTCCCTTAAATTCAGGTTTCCGCTTCTCGTTAAAGGCTGTTACACCCTCCTTATAGTCGGCAGAGTTACCGGCAATCTTCTGGCAATACGCTTCATAATCCAACATTTCATCCAGCGATGAGTTGAAAGACTTGTTTAGCATTTTCTTCATCAGACCAATGGCTTTGGTTGGCGCCACAGCAAAACGGGCCGCAAGCTCTGCCACAGCTCCATCCAGCTCTTCCGGTGCCACTACCTTGTTAACCATACCCAGTTGCAAAGCTTCCTCAGCAGATACTTTTGAGCCCAGCGTGCTTAACTCAAATGCTTTAAGTGAGCCAACGACACGCGGCAGGAAAAACGAGGAACCAGAATCCAGCACCAGCCCTACATTCACAAATACTTCTATCATACTGGCGGCCGTAGATGCCACTACCATATCACAAGCCAGGGCCAGCGAACAACCTGCACCTGCAGCTACCCCATTCAGTTTACAAATGATTGGCTTAGGTAAATTGCGCATGGCACGTATAATGGGGTTATACCGTTTCTCCAGCGACTCCGACAAATCACGTTTGCTGGCACTGGCAATGGCTTTAAGATCCTGTCCTGAGCAGAACGCTTTTCCGGCGCCGGTCAGCACCACCACGCGCACTTTGTCATCGCGGGTCACCTGTTTCAGGGCATCCTGCAGGTCGTAGCTTTGCTGGTCGTTGAAGGCATTAAATACATCTGGTCGGTTTAGTGTGATGGTTGCCACCCCATCCTGCACGTCATATAGTAAGCACTCGTAAGCCATAGTTTAACGGGTTTGTTTTGTAGTTATTCAAAGGTAATGAAGATGGGGTTAAGTGCAAAGTCATTGTACCAATGGCCAATTTTGCTTTTGTAATTCTTAAAACTTGAAGAAGCTTAATCGTATAGTTTCCAATTAGTGCCTTACTGAGCATTCTTGAGGCGCGAGTCGAAGAAAGTCATCCTGAGCGAAGTCAAAGGATCTTATATGTCCTTTACTATTTGTCATTTCGAGCTTTAGCGAGAAATCTATCTCAGCTTATAGTTGAGGAATACATTCTATAGTTAGCTATAGTTGCAACTTGAACTTAGCCTTTTCTTTCATAGTTACTTCCAATCCTGGGAGCTCTATTAACCTATAGTTCTATAGTTGGATTTGGTGCCCTCACGGCCGGGAGGCCCCGTCTTGGGGGTAGGGGCCCTCGATAAGGGCATCGCGCGGTGTACATTTCCTTTGCTCGTTCCTCGCAATGCCTTACGGCACCGGAAATCTACAAGGCGCTCAACCCAAAGACTGCGATCTTTCGATAGTAACTGCTTTAACTATAGTTTGAGAAGCTATAGTTGCATCGCTTTCTCTTGGTTGTAATTCCGTAGGGACAGGTCGCGACCTGTCCTGTCCGTGGATGGGCTGTAACTATAGCTAAATCAGATTTCTCCCGCTGGTCGAAATGACAACTTGAAAAACTGTAGCAGAAAAGTCCCCCTTCGAAGGGGCAGGGGGATGACAAACGGTAACTATAGAACAATATCCTCAACTATAGTAACAGCCGCAATTTCCCTCTTGGGAGGGGCAGGGGTGGGTTAAAACAGCAACTATAGCACTACAACCTGAACTATAGCGACAACTCGAAAGCTCCTTCCCCTCTTTTGAAGGGGGAAGCCTGGGAAGGGGTAAAATTATCTGCCGCGATGCAACGTTCCCCCTATTTCTGGCTGACGCAGAAGCTGATGCTTGCCTGTACCGTTTGATTGTATGCCTTATAGTCTTTGTAGATACTTGACAGGCCTACATGGTGGCGGACACCGAAAGTAAGCTTACTCTCATTACCAACCGAAAAGCCATAGGCAAAGCCAAAGTCATTTCCTTTCGCTTTGTTATCCGTCACATCTACAGCCTCGTATTCGTATTTAGCTTTTAAAAGGAGTGCCGCATAAGGGCCTGCCTGT
This genomic interval carries:
- a CDS encoding DUF4142 domain-containing protein — protein: MKRFLSIGATAAIAISLLSGCNSNDSIKAASGQSVAQFEQAGVKNMQNDAIFVAEAASADMLYLQLSKEAITRGVSPEVKEMAQQMQEEHEQMLTELQELGSRGNFVLPQTLGNAHKEIYDEVASKEGIAFDLAYIREVRHLHDELLDRYEDMSKNGVSMEVKQYASRQLPLIRQHLEQAEALEKKIQ
- a CDS encoding DUF4142 domain-containing protein, translating into MKKLTSTTLIVCALLFGFSCNQKQEPVEEAQEANEQAFEDTPMEETKDDLSEFMTKAASGGMMEVELGRLAQQKGQHADVKSFGQMMVTDHTKANDELKALAASKSIMLPDSMGSDHMDNVKELRDKTGADFDKAYMNLMVEDHQEDIDEFEEAARDLQDADAKAFASKTLPVLKKHHERAKQIKDMLDKQK
- a CDS encoding ABC transporter ATP-binding protein, encoding MKKKLHTLFKAFLFLLCLLTLQVALAQRGQEQDPDEPDIKEIDKAHDRIIKLHPVQLGEIYLSLEKLRTGRVANEYGIGYIYKSYLKDGTEDWGNFEAKDVLGVGIHMSQRHYTSKKKSAPFGFFHGPVFGYRFLLFDKDVFELPEQDPTSPNYRFVGRLYQHSLDLSYQIGYQHLLGRHFTLELAGALGGRVKYAKASSADELLPEHIIGYELIRDESSYIAATPLGKLKFSVGYSF
- a CDS encoding TapB family protein — protein: MKNKALYFLMVLMVATIASVPVRVLAQDCSGYYMLQNNAEYELANYDKKDKLTGRVQYKVTSVNSSPTKTEAILHSKVYDEDGDLATESDYIVTCQNGSILIDIRSVMNPEIFAAYQNMDVKMHGDHLNYPLTLTTGQRLDDGTFTIDVLDKQSGQALTSIVMNITERTVGDRESIHVPAGAYSAFKINQDMEMQTRAMGMNMPATRLQTVEYFVPGVGMVRSEAYKNGRLQSYTVLNKIVK
- a CDS encoding enoyl-CoA hydratase-related protein — translated: MAYECLLYDVQDGVATITLNRPDVFNAFNDQQSYDLQDALKQVTRDDKVRVVVLTGAGKAFCSGQDLKAIASASKRDLSESLEKRYNPIIRAMRNLPKPIICKLNGVAAGAGCSLALACDMVVASTAASMIEVFVNVGLVLDSGSSFFLPRVVGSLKAFELSTLGSKVSAEEALQLGMVNKVVAPEELDGAVAELAARFAVAPTKAIGLMKKMLNKSFNSSLDEMLDYEAYCQKIAGNSADYKEGVTAFNEKRKPEFKGA